A single window of Dermochelys coriacea isolate rDerCor1 chromosome 2, rDerCor1.pri.v4, whole genome shotgun sequence DNA harbors:
- the PARP10 gene encoding protein mono-ADP-ribosyltransferase PARP10 isoform X3 has product MAEAVRALEVLGVPLDMEEELLVLYFENRRRSGGGPVLDCRRQGSRAILTFESPEDAQRVLAKPSHTLQDTRLAVRPAAPQDYGKVLLRGLNPQTEGSVLELYVECVLNCQSGRYTIHRSPAGDQALVQLPEPLSDSELLAVEERVRRRLLDGTPLAVGWVQQTDSVLVWSRGTRLSGDLLELYFENKRSGGGSVQAVRVLAGGRAAVVSFQDRAAVQRVLEKPHRLQESDLDLCPYYDFLEPLDRPPEEGAEAPPGEAAAENGGPPAICVSIEDAAKRQLLESSGALPELQAVFPELMLRLEESGAWISGGDEARRQQLQEQLLDALQGMGQELLPLPAQTLCFLQRGDVREEVERLLGSQACYAPSGSALSVTALSPAAARQATSSLSAALSPFCLPVSAQHLHALGSPRWEQLQASLHCCSLRLAPGGEHLQALTLRGLEQENREKLQGFLQDTALDESLVSMEPGMLRYLQLCYQELLASIAEVTLLPLEGTDVTGFRLSGEAGACRAAAEFLQSLLGTISSQPVTLRHPGIARFLLDKRGQSILRDLERRFQCVIGLEQVHWSPPYTQDLELPKEPIPLSCRRDSLPTTQLPTQLEPPDGATTDWCTTNIEEIKGLLAALEPGEVAGAPQLAAPAAGEAPGSAVSHPKEVAEEDLYTMGELGTAEGQEEAMPAGNGGERRGLADGNEEEEQLHCTTKAAFQPECSVEEEAQLLLAIQQSMDSQHWEEEELQRATELSLRSYEQEQHQASAEPAPDHSLQAALQESLEEALCVAGSAQLIIYSAYEQDVSALPGQLEQALRAQQRQEKVVSEGLRALPSRCRGYLAQLQRQHAVRISLQDTTATVHGFADYTACAARDLARLLPRLLQAQRPLGEPAARWVRWEPPGTATAIPYSSEASALLEQAWRQRQKQLDVLFDDRPFTIDFERMEEYDASSARTLAISRTEPPAPQNGRPTATEEKGPALDLDEAVKLVPLGQGSEEFRDTVRRFYDTLEDFHNKIRIVKVEKLIHPLLYKQYQLKKACMEKVCGHEAVERLLFHGTTEEASREICQHGFNRSFCGKNATLYGHGVYFAVNAVLSVQEQYSPCSADGNKYIFVAKTLTGDYTAGSRDMRAPPLKEAAEAPLRYDSVVDNPKKPAIFVIFNDTQAYPQYLITCQLSKPPAPR; this is encoded by the exons ATGGCGGAGGCGGTGCGGGcgctggaggtgctgggggtcccCCTGGACAtggaggaggagctgctggtgctgtACTTCGAGAACAGGCGTCGCTCGGGGGGCGGCCCCGTGCTGGACTGCAGGCGCCAGGGCAGCCGCGCCATCCTGACCTTCGAGAGCCCCGAGG ATGCACAGAGGGTCCTTGCCAAGCCCAGCCACACCCTGCAGGACACTAGGCTGGCAGTTCGCCCAGCTGCCCCACAGGATTATGGGAAGGTTCTTCTTCGGGGCCTGAACCCCCAAACGGAGGGCAGTGTCTTGGAGCTCTACGTGGAGTGTGTGCTGAACTGCCAGAGTGGGCGCTATACCATCCACCGCAGCCCAGCTGGGGACCAAGCCCTGGTGCAGCTGCCAGAGCCGCTCAGTGACTCAG AGCTCCTGGCTGTGGAGGAACGCGTGCGCCGGCGGCTGCTGGACGGGACACCgctggctgtggggtgggtgCAGCAGACAGACAGTGTGCTGGTGTGGAGTCGGGGAACCAGGCTGAGCGGGGACCTGCTGGAGCTCTACTTTGAGAACAAGCGGAgcggcgggggcagcgtgcaggcCGTGAGggtgctggcagggggcagggcggCTGTTGTCTCCTTCCAAGACCGGGCAG CTGTGCAGCGGGTGCTGGAGAAGCCCCACAGGCTCCAGGAGAGCGACCTGGACCTCTGCCCATACTACGACTTCCTGGAGCCCCTCGACCGCCCCCCGGAGGAGGGAGCCGAGGCCCCTCCAGGGGAGGCAGCGGCAGAGAATGGTGGGCCCCCGGCGATCTGCGTGAGCATTGAGGACGCCGCGAAGCGGCAGCTGCTGGAATCCAGCGGGGCCCTGCCGGAGCTGCAGGCTGTCTTCCCGGAGCTGATGCTGCGGCTGGAGGAGAGCGGGGCCTGGATCTCGGGCGGGGATGAAGCCCGGcggcagcagctgcaggagcagctccTGGATGCCCTGCAGGGGATGGGCCAGGAGCTCCTGCCGCTCCCAGCCCAGACCCTCTGCTTCTTGCAGCGCGGCGACGTgcgggaggaggtggagcggctGCTGGGCAGCCAGGCCTGCTACGCACCCAGTGGGAGCGCGCTGAGCGTCACGGCGCTGAGCCCTGCAGCTGCCCGCCAGGCCACCTCCTCGCTGAGTGCGGCCCTGAGCCCTTTCTGCCTGCCGGTGTCGGCGCAGCACCTGCATGCCCTGGGCTCGCCCCGCTGGGAGCAGCTCCAGGCCTCGCTGCACTGCTGCTCCCTGCGCCTGGCCCCGGGCGGCGAGCACCTGCAGGCCCTGACGCTGCGCGGCCTGGAGCAGGAGAACAGGGAGAAGCTGCAGGGCTTCCTGCAGGACACCGCCCTGGACGAGAGCCTGGTGTCCATGGAGCCGGGGATGCTGCGCTACCTGCAGCTCTGCTACCAGGAGCTGCTGGCCAGCATCGCCGAGGTCACGCTCCTGCCGCTGGAGGGCACCGACGTCACCGGCTTCAGG CTGAGCGGGGAGGCGGGTGCGTGCCGGGCAGCGGCAGAGTTCCTGCAGAGCCTGCTGGGCACCATCAGCTCACAGCCGGTGACCCTGCGGCACCCTGGCATCGCTCGCTTCCTGCTGGACAAGCGAGGCCAGAGCATCCTCCGGGATCTGGAGAGACGCTTCCAGTGCGTGATTGGGCTGGAGCAGGTCCACTGGAGCCCCCCGTATACACAG GACCTGGAGCTGCCCAAGGAGCCCATTCCTCTGAGCTGCCGCCGAGACTCCCTGCCCACTACCCAGCTGCCCACACAGCTGGAGCCGCCAGACGGCGCCACCACTGACTGGTGCACCACCAACATAG AGGAGATTAAAGGCCTGCTGGCCGCCCTGGAGCCCGGAGAAGTGGCAGGGGCTCCTCagctggctgcccctgctgctggggaggccCCGGGCTCAGCAGTGAGCCACCCCAAGGAGGTGGCGGAGGAGGATCTGTACACCATGGGGGAACTGGGCACtgctgaggggcaggaggaggcgaTGCCTGCGGGGAATGGCGGGGAGCGGAGGGGCCTGGCAGACggcaatgaggaggaggagcagctgcaCTGCACCACCAAGGCCGCCTTCCAGCCGGAGTGCAGCGTGGAGGAGGAGgcgcagctgctgctggccatccAGCAGTCCATGGACAGCCAgcactgggaggaggaggagctgcagcGCGCCACGGAGCTGTCCCTGCGCTCCTAcgagcaggagcagcaccaggCCTCGGCGGAGCCCGCACCTGACCACAGCCTGCAGGCCGCCCTGCAGGAGTCCCTGGAGGAGGCGCTGTGCGTGGCCGGCTCCGCTCAGCTCATCATCTACTCGGCCTACGAGCAGGACGTGAGCGCGCTGCCGGGGCAGCTGGAGCAGGCGCTGCGGGCGCAGCAGCGCCAGGAGAAGGTGGTGAGCGAGGGCCTGCGGGCCCTGCCCTCGCGCTGCCGCGGGTACCTGGCCCAGCTGCAGCGCCAGCACGCCGTGCGCATCTCCCTGCAGGACACCACAGCCACTGTGCACGGCTTTGCCGACTACACGGCCTGCGCCGCCCGCGACCTTGCCCGGctcctcccccgcctgctgcAGGCCCAGCGCCCGCTGGGGGAGCCAGCCGCGCGCTGGGTGCGCTGGGAGCCCCCCGGCACCGCCACCGCCATCCCCTACTCCTCAGAGGCCAGCGCCCTGCTGGAGCAGGCCTGGCGCCAGCGGCAGAAGCAGCTGGACGTGCTCTTTGACGACAGGCCCTTCACCATAGACTTCGAGCGCATGGAGGAGTACGACGCCAGCAGTGCCCGCACCCTGGCCATCTCGCGCACCgagcccccagccccgcagaACGGCCGCCCCACAG ccacGGAAGAGAAGGGCCCCGCTCTGGACCTGGACGAGGCGGTGAAGCTGGTGCCGCTGGGCCAGGGCTCAGAGGAGTTCCGCGACACCGTGCGTCGGTTCTACGACACGCTGGAGGACTTCCACAACAAGATTCGCATTGTGAAG GTGGAGAAGCTGATCCACCCGCTGCTGTACAAGCAGTACCAGCTGAAGAAAGCCTGCATGGAGAAGGTGTGCGGCCACGAGGCCGTGGAGCGCCTCCTCTTCCATGGCACCACGGAGGAAGCCAGCCGGGAGATCTGCCAGCATGGCTTCAACCGCAGCTTCTGCGGCAAGAACG CCACGCTCTACGGGCACGGGGTGTACTTTGCGGTGAATGCCGTGTTGTCGGTGCAGGAGCAGTACTCTCCATGCAGTGCCGACGGCAACAAATACATCTTCGTGGCTAAGACCCTGACTGGGGACTACACGGCAGGCAGCCGGGACATGCGGGCGCCACCCCTCAAAGAGGCAGCCGAGGCCCCGCTGCGCTATGACAGTGTGGTCGACAACCCCAAGAAGCCAGCCATCTTCGTCATCTTCAACGACACGCAGGCCTATCCGCAGTACCTCATCACCTGCCAGCTGTCCAAGCCTCCGGCGCCCCGCTGA
- the PARP10 gene encoding protein mono-ADP-ribosyltransferase PARP10 isoform X1 — protein sequence MAEAVRALEVLGVPLDMEEELLVLYFENRRRSGGGPVLDCRRQGSRAILTFESPEDAQRVLAKPSHTLQDTRLAVRPAAPQDYGKVLLRGLNPQTEGSVLELYVECVLNCQSGRYTIHRSPAGDQALVQLPEPLSDSELLAVEERVRRRLLDGTPLAVGWVQQTDSVLVWSRGTRLSGDLLELYFENKRSGGGSVQAVRVLAGGRAAVVSFQDRAAVQRVLEKPHRLQESDLDLCPYYDFLEPLDRPPEEGAEAPPGEAAAENGGPPAICVSIEDAAKRQLLESSGALPELQAVFPELMLRLEESGAWISGGDEARRQQLQEQLLDALQGMGQELLPLPAQTLCFLQRGDVREEVERLLGSQACYAPSGSALSVTALSPAAARQATSSLSAALSPFCLPVSAQHLHALGSPRWEQLQASLHCCSLRLAPGGEHLQALTLRGLEQENREKLQGFLQDTALDESLVSMEPGMLRYLQLCYQELLASIAEVTLLPLEGTDVTGFRLSGEAGACRAAAEFLQSLLGTISSQPVTLRHPGIARFLLDKRGQSILRDLERRFQCVIGLEQVHWSPPYTQQDLELPKEPIPLSCRRDSLPTTQLPTQLEPPDGATTDWCTTNIEEIKGLLAALEPGEVAGAPQLAAPAAGEAPGSAVSHPKEVAEEDLYTMGELGTAEGQEEAMPAGNGGERRGLADGNEEEEQLHCTTKAAFQPECSVEEEAQLLLAIQQSMDSQHWEEEELQRATELSLRSYEQEQHQASAEPAPDHSLQAALQESLEEALCVAGSAQLIIYSAYEQDVSALPGQLEQALRAQQRQEKVVSEGLRALPSRCRGYLAQLQRQHAVRISLQDTTATVHGFADYTACAARDLARLLPRLLQAQRPLGEPAARWVRWEPPGTATAIPYSSEASALLEQAWRQRQKQLDVLFDDRPFTIDFERMEEYDASSARTLAISRTEPPAPQNGRPTATEEKGPALDLDEAVKLVPLGQGSEEFRDTVRRFYDTLEDFHNKIRIVKVEKLIHPLLYKQYQLKKACMEKVCGHEAVERLLFHGTTEEASREICQHGFNRSFCGKNATLYGHGVYFAVNAVLSVQEQYSPCSADGNKYIFVAKTLTGDYTAGSRDMRAPPLKEAAEAPLRYDSVVDNPKKPAIFVIFNDTQAYPQYLITCQLSKPPAPR from the exons ATGGCGGAGGCGGTGCGGGcgctggaggtgctgggggtcccCCTGGACAtggaggaggagctgctggtgctgtACTTCGAGAACAGGCGTCGCTCGGGGGGCGGCCCCGTGCTGGACTGCAGGCGCCAGGGCAGCCGCGCCATCCTGACCTTCGAGAGCCCCGAGG ATGCACAGAGGGTCCTTGCCAAGCCCAGCCACACCCTGCAGGACACTAGGCTGGCAGTTCGCCCAGCTGCCCCACAGGATTATGGGAAGGTTCTTCTTCGGGGCCTGAACCCCCAAACGGAGGGCAGTGTCTTGGAGCTCTACGTGGAGTGTGTGCTGAACTGCCAGAGTGGGCGCTATACCATCCACCGCAGCCCAGCTGGGGACCAAGCCCTGGTGCAGCTGCCAGAGCCGCTCAGTGACTCAG AGCTCCTGGCTGTGGAGGAACGCGTGCGCCGGCGGCTGCTGGACGGGACACCgctggctgtggggtgggtgCAGCAGACAGACAGTGTGCTGGTGTGGAGTCGGGGAACCAGGCTGAGCGGGGACCTGCTGGAGCTCTACTTTGAGAACAAGCGGAgcggcgggggcagcgtgcaggcCGTGAGggtgctggcagggggcagggcggCTGTTGTCTCCTTCCAAGACCGGGCAG CTGTGCAGCGGGTGCTGGAGAAGCCCCACAGGCTCCAGGAGAGCGACCTGGACCTCTGCCCATACTACGACTTCCTGGAGCCCCTCGACCGCCCCCCGGAGGAGGGAGCCGAGGCCCCTCCAGGGGAGGCAGCGGCAGAGAATGGTGGGCCCCCGGCGATCTGCGTGAGCATTGAGGACGCCGCGAAGCGGCAGCTGCTGGAATCCAGCGGGGCCCTGCCGGAGCTGCAGGCTGTCTTCCCGGAGCTGATGCTGCGGCTGGAGGAGAGCGGGGCCTGGATCTCGGGCGGGGATGAAGCCCGGcggcagcagctgcaggagcagctccTGGATGCCCTGCAGGGGATGGGCCAGGAGCTCCTGCCGCTCCCAGCCCAGACCCTCTGCTTCTTGCAGCGCGGCGACGTgcgggaggaggtggagcggctGCTGGGCAGCCAGGCCTGCTACGCACCCAGTGGGAGCGCGCTGAGCGTCACGGCGCTGAGCCCTGCAGCTGCCCGCCAGGCCACCTCCTCGCTGAGTGCGGCCCTGAGCCCTTTCTGCCTGCCGGTGTCGGCGCAGCACCTGCATGCCCTGGGCTCGCCCCGCTGGGAGCAGCTCCAGGCCTCGCTGCACTGCTGCTCCCTGCGCCTGGCCCCGGGCGGCGAGCACCTGCAGGCCCTGACGCTGCGCGGCCTGGAGCAGGAGAACAGGGAGAAGCTGCAGGGCTTCCTGCAGGACACCGCCCTGGACGAGAGCCTGGTGTCCATGGAGCCGGGGATGCTGCGCTACCTGCAGCTCTGCTACCAGGAGCTGCTGGCCAGCATCGCCGAGGTCACGCTCCTGCCGCTGGAGGGCACCGACGTCACCGGCTTCAGG CTGAGCGGGGAGGCGGGTGCGTGCCGGGCAGCGGCAGAGTTCCTGCAGAGCCTGCTGGGCACCATCAGCTCACAGCCGGTGACCCTGCGGCACCCTGGCATCGCTCGCTTCCTGCTGGACAAGCGAGGCCAGAGCATCCTCCGGGATCTGGAGAGACGCTTCCAGTGCGTGATTGGGCTGGAGCAGGTCCACTGGAGCCCCCCGTATACACAG CAGGACCTGGAGCTGCCCAAGGAGCCCATTCCTCTGAGCTGCCGCCGAGACTCCCTGCCCACTACCCAGCTGCCCACACAGCTGGAGCCGCCAGACGGCGCCACCACTGACTGGTGCACCACCAACATAG AGGAGATTAAAGGCCTGCTGGCCGCCCTGGAGCCCGGAGAAGTGGCAGGGGCTCCTCagctggctgcccctgctgctggggaggccCCGGGCTCAGCAGTGAGCCACCCCAAGGAGGTGGCGGAGGAGGATCTGTACACCATGGGGGAACTGGGCACtgctgaggggcaggaggaggcgaTGCCTGCGGGGAATGGCGGGGAGCGGAGGGGCCTGGCAGACggcaatgaggaggaggagcagctgcaCTGCACCACCAAGGCCGCCTTCCAGCCGGAGTGCAGCGTGGAGGAGGAGgcgcagctgctgctggccatccAGCAGTCCATGGACAGCCAgcactgggaggaggaggagctgcagcGCGCCACGGAGCTGTCCCTGCGCTCCTAcgagcaggagcagcaccaggCCTCGGCGGAGCCCGCACCTGACCACAGCCTGCAGGCCGCCCTGCAGGAGTCCCTGGAGGAGGCGCTGTGCGTGGCCGGCTCCGCTCAGCTCATCATCTACTCGGCCTACGAGCAGGACGTGAGCGCGCTGCCGGGGCAGCTGGAGCAGGCGCTGCGGGCGCAGCAGCGCCAGGAGAAGGTGGTGAGCGAGGGCCTGCGGGCCCTGCCCTCGCGCTGCCGCGGGTACCTGGCCCAGCTGCAGCGCCAGCACGCCGTGCGCATCTCCCTGCAGGACACCACAGCCACTGTGCACGGCTTTGCCGACTACACGGCCTGCGCCGCCCGCGACCTTGCCCGGctcctcccccgcctgctgcAGGCCCAGCGCCCGCTGGGGGAGCCAGCCGCGCGCTGGGTGCGCTGGGAGCCCCCCGGCACCGCCACCGCCATCCCCTACTCCTCAGAGGCCAGCGCCCTGCTGGAGCAGGCCTGGCGCCAGCGGCAGAAGCAGCTGGACGTGCTCTTTGACGACAGGCCCTTCACCATAGACTTCGAGCGCATGGAGGAGTACGACGCCAGCAGTGCCCGCACCCTGGCCATCTCGCGCACCgagcccccagccccgcagaACGGCCGCCCCACAG ccacGGAAGAGAAGGGCCCCGCTCTGGACCTGGACGAGGCGGTGAAGCTGGTGCCGCTGGGCCAGGGCTCAGAGGAGTTCCGCGACACCGTGCGTCGGTTCTACGACACGCTGGAGGACTTCCACAACAAGATTCGCATTGTGAAG GTGGAGAAGCTGATCCACCCGCTGCTGTACAAGCAGTACCAGCTGAAGAAAGCCTGCATGGAGAAGGTGTGCGGCCACGAGGCCGTGGAGCGCCTCCTCTTCCATGGCACCACGGAGGAAGCCAGCCGGGAGATCTGCCAGCATGGCTTCAACCGCAGCTTCTGCGGCAAGAACG CCACGCTCTACGGGCACGGGGTGTACTTTGCGGTGAATGCCGTGTTGTCGGTGCAGGAGCAGTACTCTCCATGCAGTGCCGACGGCAACAAATACATCTTCGTGGCTAAGACCCTGACTGGGGACTACACGGCAGGCAGCCGGGACATGCGGGCGCCACCCCTCAAAGAGGCAGCCGAGGCCCCGCTGCGCTATGACAGTGTGGTCGACAACCCCAAGAAGCCAGCCATCTTCGTCATCTTCAACGACACGCAGGCCTATCCGCAGTACCTCATCACCTGCCAGCTGTCCAAGCCTCCGGCGCCCCGCTGA
- the PARP10 gene encoding protein mono-ADP-ribosyltransferase PARP10 isoform X2, with amino-acid sequence MAEAVRALEVLGVPLDMEEELLVLYFENRRRSGGGPVLDCRRQGSRAILTFESPEDAQRVLAKPSHTLQDTRLAVRPAAPQDYGKVLLRGLNPQTEGSVLELYVECVLNCQSGRYTIHRSPAGDQALVQLPEPLSDSELLAVEERVRRRLLDGTPLAVGWVQQTDSVLVWSRGTRLSGDLLELYFENKRSGGGSVQAVRVLAGGRAAVVSFQDRAAVQRVLEKPHRLQESDLDLCPYYDFLEPLDRPPEEGAEAPPGEAAAENGGPPAICVSIEDAAKRQLLESSGALPELQAVFPELMLRLEESGAWISGGDEARRQQLQEQLLDALQGMGQELLPLPAQTLCFLQRGDVREEVERLLGSQACYAPSGSALSVTALSPAAARQATSSLSAALSPFCLPVSAQHLHALGSPRWEQLQASLHCCSLRLAPGGEHLQALTLRGLEQENREKLQGFLQDTALDESLVSMEPGMLRYLQLCYQELLASIAEVTLLPLEGTDVTGFRLSGEAGACRAAAEFLQSLLGTISSQPVTLRHPGIARFLLDKRGQSILRDLERRFQCVIGLEQVHWSPPYTQQDLELPKEPIPLSCRRDSLPTTQLPTQLEPPDGATTDWCTTNIEEIKGLLAALEPGEVAGAPQLAAPAAGEAPGSAVSHPKEVAEEDLYTMGELGTAEGQEEAMPAGNGGERRGLADGNEEEEQLHCTTKAAFQPECSVEEEAQLLLAIQQSMDSQHWEEEELQRATELSLRSYEQEQHQASAEPAPDHSLQAALQESLEEALCVAGSAQLIIYSAYEQDVSALPGQLEQALRAQQRQEKVVSEGLRALPSRCRGYLAQLQRQHAVRISLQDTTATVHGFADYTACAARDLARLLPRLLQAQRPLGEPAARWVRWEPPGTATAIPYSSEASALLEQAWRQRQKQLDVLFDDRPFTIDFERMEEYDASSARTLAISRTEPPAPQNGRPTATEEKGPALDLDEAVKLVPLGQGSEEFRDTVRRFYDTLEDFHNKIRIVKVEKLIHPLLYKQYQLKKACMEKVCGHEAVERLLFHGTTEEASREICQHGFNRSFCGKNATLYGHGVYFAVNAVLSVQEQYSPCSADGNKYIFVAKTLTGDYTAGSRDMRAPPLKEAAEAPLRYDSVVDNPKKPAIFVIFNDTQAYPQYLITCQLSKPPAPR; translated from the exons ATGGCGGAGGCGGTGCGGGcgctggaggtgctgggggtcccCCTGGACAtggaggaggagctgctggtgctgtACTTCGAGAACAGGCGTCGCTCGGGGGGCGGCCCCGTGCTGGACTGCAGGCGCCAGGGCAGCCGCGCCATCCTGACCTTCGAGAGCCCCGAGG ATGCACAGAGGGTCCTTGCCAAGCCCAGCCACACCCTGCAGGACACTAGGCTGGCAGTTCGCCCAGCTGCCCCACAGGATTATGGGAAGGTTCTTCTTCGGGGCCTGAACCCCCAAACGGAGGGCAGTGTCTTGGAGCTCTACGTGGAGTGTGTGCTGAACTGCCAGAGTGGGCGCTATACCATCCACCGCAGCCCAGCTGGGGACCAAGCCCTGGTGCAGCTGCCAGAGCCGCTCAGTGACTCAG AGCTCCTGGCTGTGGAGGAACGCGTGCGCCGGCGGCTGCTGGACGGGACACCgctggctgtggggtgggtgCAGCAGACAGACAGTGTGCTGGTGTGGAGTCGGGGAACCAGGCTGAGCGGGGACCTGCTGGAGCTCTACTTTGAGAACAAGCGGAgcggcgggggcagcgtgcaggcCGTGAGggtgctggcagggggcagggcggCTGTTGTCTCCTTCCAAGACCGGGCAG CTGTGCAGCGGGTGCTGGAGAAGCCCCACAGGCTCCAGGAGAGCGACCTGGACCTCTGCCCATACTACGACTTCCTGGAGCCCCTCGACCGCCCCCCGGAGGAGGGAGCCGAGGCCCCTCCAGGGGAGGCAGCGGCAGAGAATGGTGGGCCCCCGGCGATCTGCGTGAGCATTGAGGACGCCGCGAAGCGGCAGCTGCTGGAATCCAGCGGGGCCCTGCCGGAGCTGCAGGCTGTCTTCCCGGAGCTGATGCTGCGGCTGGAGGAGAGCGGGGCCTGGATCTCGGGCGGGGATGAAGCCCGGcggcagcagctgcaggagcagctccTGGATGCCCTGCAGGGGATGGGCCAGGAGCTCCTGCCGCTCCCAGCCCAGACCCTCTGCTTCTTGCAGCGCGGCGACGTgcgggaggaggtggagcggctGCTGGGCAGCCAGGCCTGCTACGCACCCAGTGGGAGCGCGCTGAGCGTCACGGCGCTGAGCCCTGCAGCTGCCCGCCAGGCCACCTCCTCGCTGAGTGCGGCCCTGAGCCCTTTCTGCCTGCCGGTGTCGGCGCAGCACCTGCATGCCCTGGGCTCGCCCCGCTGGGAGCAGCTCCAGGCCTCGCTGCACTGCTGCTCCCTGCGCCTGGCCCCGGGCGGCGAGCACCTGCAGGCCCTGACGCTGCGCGGCCTGGAGCAGGAGAACAGGGAGAAGCTGCAGGGCTTCCTGCAGGACACCGCCCTGGACGAGAGCCTGGTGTCCATGGAGCCGGGGATGCTGCGCTACCTGCAGCTCTGCTACCAGGAGCTGCTGGCCAGCATCGCCGAGGTCACGCTCCTGCCGCTGGAGGGCACCGACGTCACCGGCTTCAGG CTGAGCGGGGAGGCGGGTGCGTGCCGGGCAGCGGCAGAGTTCCTGCAGAGCCTGCTGGGCACCATCAGCTCACAGCCGGTGACCCTGCGGCACCCTGGCATCGCTCGCTTCCTGCTGGACAAGCGAGGCCAGAGCATCCTCCGGGATCTGGAGAGACGCTTCCAGTGCGTGATTGGGCTGGAGCAGGTCCACTGGAGCCCCCCGTATACACAG CAGGACCTGGAGCTGCCCAAGGAGCCCATTCCTCTGAGCTGCCGCCGAGACTCCCTGCCCACTACCCAGCTGCCCACACAGCTGGAGCCGCCAGACGGCGCCACCACTGACTGGTGCACCACCAACATAG AGGAGATTAAAGGCCTGCTGGCCGCCCTGGAGCCCGGAGAAGTGGCAGGGGCTCCTCagctggctgcccctgctgctggggaggccCCGGGCTCAGCAGTGAGCCACCCCAAGGAGGTGGCGGAGGAGGATCTGTACACCATGGGGGAACTGGGCACtgctgaggggcaggaggaggcgaTGCCTGCGGGGAATGGCGGGGAGCGGAGGGGCCTGGCAGACggcaatgaggaggaggagcagctgcaCTGCACCACCAAGGCCGCCTTCCAGCCGGAGTGCAGCGTGGAGGAGGAGgcgcagctgctgctggccatccAGCAGTCCATGGACAGCCAgcactgggaggaggaggagctgcagcGCGCCACGGAGCTGTCCCTGCGCTCCTAcgagcaggagcagcaccaggCCTCGGCGGAGCCCGCACCTGACCACAGCCTGCAGGCCGCCCTGCAGGAGTCCCTGGAGGAGGCGCTGTGCGTGGCCGGCTCCGCTCAGCTCATCATCTACTCGGCCTACGAGCAGGACGTGAGCGCGCTGCCGGGGCAGCTGGAGCAGGCGCTGCGGGCGCAGCAGCGCCAGGAGAAGGTGGTGAGCGAGGGCCTGCGGGCCCTGCCCTCGCGCTGCCGCGGGTACCTGGCCCAGCTGCAGCGCCAGCACGCCGTGCGCATCTCCCTGCAGGACACCACAGCCACTGTGCACGGCTTTGCCGACTACACGGCCTGCGCCGCCCGCGACCTTGCCCGGctcctcccccgcctgctgcAGGCCCAGCGCCCGCTGGGGGAGCCAGCCGCGCGCTGGGTGCGCTGGGAGCCCCCCGGCACCGCCACCGCCATCCCCTACTCCTCAGAGGCCAGCGCCCTGCTGGAGCAGGCCTGGCGCCAGCGGCAGAAGCAGCTGGACGTGCTCTTTGACGACAGGCCCTTCACCATAGACTTCGAGCGCATGGAGGAGTACGACGCCAGCAGTGCCCGCACCCTGGCCATCTCGCGCACCgagcccccagccccgcagaACGGCCG ccccacagccacGGAAGAGAAGGGCCCCGCTCTGGACCTGGACGAGGCGGTGAAGCTGGTGCCGCTGGGCCAGGGCTCAGAGGAGTTCCGCGACACCGTGCGTCGGTTCTACGACACGCTGGAGGACTTCCACAACAAGATTCGCATTGTGAAG GTGGAGAAGCTGATCCACCCGCTGCTGTACAAGCAGTACCAGCTGAAGAAAGCCTGCATGGAGAAGGTGTGCGGCCACGAGGCCGTGGAGCGCCTCCTCTTCCATGGCACCACGGAGGAAGCCAGCCGGGAGATCTGCCAGCATGGCTTCAACCGCAGCTTCTGCGGCAAGAACG CCACGCTCTACGGGCACGGGGTGTACTTTGCGGTGAATGCCGTGTTGTCGGTGCAGGAGCAGTACTCTCCATGCAGTGCCGACGGCAACAAATACATCTTCGTGGCTAAGACCCTGACTGGGGACTACACGGCAGGCAGCCGGGACATGCGGGCGCCACCCCTCAAAGAGGCAGCCGAGGCCCCGCTGCGCTATGACAGTGTGGTCGACAACCCCAAGAAGCCAGCCATCTTCGTCATCTTCAACGACACGCAGGCCTATCCGCAGTACCTCATCACCTGCCAGCTGTCCAAGCCTCCGGCGCCCCGCTGA